Proteins encoded together in one Janthinobacterium tructae window:
- a CDS encoding outer membrane lipoprotein LolB: protein MLKKLLPLALVCLSLSACSTLTSPFSSGAAPSGAAVAPYREQVELTGRLNVVYQKDDKPESATVNFNWQQTAQRTDVTLYSPVGSTLATIAVTPREAVLTQSGKAPRSAPDVDTLSAQMLGWSLPVSGLRDWLQGYAMGADGKRFIASPANDSVTTKDGWRLRYVSWQEVGQNVADNTPGALPQPRRIDAERNASAQADAVSLRIVLDPATSAPAP, encoded by the coding sequence ATGTTAAAAAAACTCCTCCCCCTGGCTCTCGTCTGCCTGTCCCTCTCGGCCTGCTCGACCCTGACTTCGCCATTCTCGTCCGGCGCCGCGCCATCGGGCGCTGCTGTGGCTCCGTACCGCGAACAGGTGGAGCTGACGGGCCGCTTGAACGTGGTGTACCAGAAAGACGACAAGCCCGAATCGGCGACCGTCAATTTCAACTGGCAGCAGACGGCGCAGCGCACGGATGTGACGCTGTATTCGCCCGTCGGCAGCACCTTGGCCACCATCGCCGTCACGCCGCGCGAGGCCGTGTTGACGCAAAGCGGCAAGGCGCCGCGCAGCGCGCCCGATGTCGATACCCTGAGCGCGCAGATGCTGGGCTGGTCCTTGCCCGTGTCGGGCTTGCGCGACTGGCTGCAGGGCTATGCCATGGGCGCCGATGGCAAGCGCTTTATCGCTTCGCCCGCGAACGACAGCGTGACGACCAAAGACGGCTGGCGCTTGCGCTATGTGTCGTGGCAAGAAGTAGGGCAAAATGTGGCTGACAATACACCGGGCGCCTTGCCGCAACCGCGGCGTATCGATGCCGAACGCAATGCCAGCGCGCAGGCCGATGCCGTCTCGCTGCGCATCGTGCTCGATCCCGCCACTTCCGCACCTGCACCATGA